The Coregonus clupeaformis isolate EN_2021a chromosome 37, ASM2061545v1, whole genome shotgun sequence sequence catagcaaagggtctgaacacttatgtaaataaggtatttctgttttttatttgtaatacttttgcaaacatttctgaaaaccctgttttcgctttgtcattatggggtattgtgtgtagattgatgaggaattgtttttattcagtccattttagaataaggctgtaacgtaacaaaatgtggaagaagtcaaggtgtctgaatactttccgaatgcgctctaaattgcacaagaatgatattaattaattaatgatttTAAGGTATTGTTTTCACTTTATTAAATCCGCCCGCAACTTGGGGTGGTGCTACCAAAGATGGTGGATTATAAAGATGACACAAAAAGGCCTTTTACCATTGAAAGAAATTGGCACAGTTCCAGTCTACTTAAGGGGTGGCTCTTCCATAAGCACCAATGCGAtagcagcttggtctggtctacttagttaATTGACTGTATATGAACAAGAAAAAAGGAGCCTATGAAATGTCTCGCTTTCTCTATGGTCTCTGGTGCAACTCTGCTATTTAGCACTATGAGCTAGCCTAGAGTATCTACTTGTTGTAGTCATCTATTCTCATTCTCTGATGTAACAAGTCTTTCTTTATTGTAAATGCAGTTATTTATGACAAATTGATACTTTGGTTTTTACTGAGGACCAATGTtgcagtatatactgtataccaaTAGTGTGAACATTTATGTTAATATAGTTTCCCAAGCTTTTAATGTCTAAAAATAATTATGTCACTTAAAGGCAGGGCTGGACAGTTATTTTACTCCTCGGATTACTGATGAAACTAACAGTTGGCTGCTCCCTGAGGCTCCTCCCACAATCCACACTGGACCCCGGGTCCCTCAGTCGGAACACGTTATTGAACAATCGGAGGGTCTCTTTCCTCACGGACGCCGACAACATGAAGTACATCACAGGGTCCAGGCAACTGTTGAAGGCAGAGAGTAGCAACACCACTTCATTGGCTTTGTCGACCACGCCCCTCCAGAAGCAGGAAGTGTCGCTGATCTGGGAGACGACGTAGAACACCCGGACCATGTGATAGGGGACGAAGCAGACGATAAACAGGAAGAGGACAAAGAAGGACTTCTTGGCGGTGCGGGTATAGCGGGCCGCGTTGGGGAAGTCTGGTTTCTTTCTCGATAGCCTCAGCAGCTTGATGCCGATTTTCCCATAAGACACCACGAGGCAGACGAACACGAGCCAGAATGCGGCAACCAGGAAGAGGTTGAAGTAGGCCTTCCCCTTCGCACGTTGACGCTGTTTATACTGGAAACATCTGGGGGATTCGTAGAAAATAAAATGGCTATTAGTATAATTGTTCAAAATGTGGGACCTACTGAAATAAAGAATATCAAAAAAGTTTACCTAGAGAAATAaggattacattttttaaacatgaaAAATTAAACCCACTTGTCAGACTCCTCGTTGCCCTCAGAGAGGAGGATCATGGGTATGACGGAGGCGAGGGCCAGGACCCAGATCATCCCACAGATGGCGGGGCTCCATCTGGTGGCCTTGATGCGGTACTGGCCCCCGGCACCACGCTGGATCTTCAGATAGCGATCCACACTGATCAACCCTAATAAGGTGATACTGATGTACATGTTCATATAGAAGAGGTTCCCCACTACCTTACAGAGGGTGGGGCCCAGGTCCCAGCGGTTCCCTTTACTGTGGTACAGCACTCTGAATGGAAGACAGATGACCAGTAGCAGGTCGGCTAAAGCTACGTTGATGAGGAACACTCTGACAGGTTTCTTCTTGGAGTGGACGTATAGAAAGACCCAGAGAGCCAGGATGTTGCCGGCCAGGCCCAAGACGAAGAGGACTGAGTAAAGGACGGCTAGAGGGATCCGGAGggagctgtcatcaaggtgaCAGTGTTCCCTGGGGTCAGGGATTGTGGGCAAGAGGGTCGTGAAGGTTGTCTCCGTGGCGACGAGTGGGTGGGAGGAGTTGGAAAAGGGAAAGGCAGTGACGTTGGCGGGGAAGATGTTCGCCATGACGTCAGTTTCACTCTTCAGTTCTCAGTCCTGCGTAGGGGACAAAGTGAAGAAAAAGAAAGTTTCAGCCAGAAACGTTGTCTACTTCCTTAAATCAACCAAAAGTCAGCATGACTGGGGGTTTTGGCTAGGCGAGTGGGAGAAAGGAAAGCAGTTGTGTTTTGTTGTAACTCGATAGATTCAGGATTAAGTTAATGTGTTTCTTGATTCTTCCAGATAGTTCTCTTGGGAAAGTTCTTCGCTCTTATTAGTGCTGGTCTGTTTTGATGGCAGGAGGCCAAACTGGACGATTTAGGTCCAGATCAGCACCTAATCCACTAATCATAAATGATACATCACTCAGGCACTGAGCACACACTGCCCAGCTGACTGACCACCACTGAATACACCACCGGGCCTATAGTGGAACATGAGGGAAATAACATCGATTTTTACTTGAATTCTCAAGTGGCTAATTtaggtaaaacagtaattctgctcataatttaaattatgcatgtatgaactacacatcaagcccaaagcgggaggtttaaaaaatacttagtagtcgccaaagttccagAGCATGTCTTTAATTCAACAAAACTTTATCCCCTTGCAAAATACTTCAGAGGCCCGCCAGTTAACCCTTGAAATGGTTGGAAAATGTTACGGGTGGTATTTTGTAGCAGTGTAATTCCATCACTCTGGGCTCTATCCAGTTAAAGGAAAGAACTTGCTCTTTGCACTGTGAGAATGTCATTTGGAATTGATGTAATCAAAGAAACAATGAGGTCGGTTTGAAATAAGAAAGGCAACACAATCTCTCACAGCACATAAAGAAGGTGATTTTTTAATCTGGCAACAGCTTGTCATTCAATACACACAGTACTCACCCTGTGAATTGTGTCCATTTGAGAGGTTGTTTCTCTTCTCTCTATGTGAATGTGCTTGTGTGGCAGTagatctctctcactttctctctatcTTCAGAGATTAGTAGTCTGTTTTTTCTTAATCCAGTCTGTTTTTTCTTAATCCAGTCTGTTTTTTCTTAATCCAGTCTGTTTTTTCTTAATCCAGTCTGTTTTTTCTTAATCCAGTCTGTTTTTCTTAATCCAGTCTGTTTTTTCTTAATCCAGTCTGTTTTTTCTTAATCCAGTCTGTTTTTTCTTAATCCAGTCTGTTTTTTCTTAATCCAGTCTGTTTTTTCTTAATCCAGTCTGTCTTTTCTTAATCCAGTCTGTCTTTTCTTAATCCAGTCTGTTTTTTCTTAATCCAGTCTGTCTTTTCTTAATCCAGTCTGTCTTTTCTTAATCCAGTCTGTTTTGCTCTAGCtatttctccctctttcttaGAAAATTGGAGCTGCTCTAAATAGATGGCTGTAGTCGAAGGTTCCAGTTCTTTAGGTTCTCTTCTTTAGAACCCACGGTATCTGCtgttctcccactctctctttcctctcctctgctttgcCTCCAGCTATTAACAGCCTTCAGCTGTGCTCTAGTCTCGAAAGCTGTAAAACGTCGAAGTGCCAAATCTGATGAAGGGGGGTTAAGGCCCAGCCCACTGCTGATTTACACATGCTAGAGCAACCACCAAGAACACAGACCACCAATATACACTAATTATATAGCATACCTAAAGTACGTATGTTAGTTATATAGAACAGCGATTGCAGATCTTTTTTGTGCTACAGCCTTTCAAAACAATGTTTCTGTAGCCACTATGGTTCAAGCATCAGCCCAGTTTTAGTCTACCACCCAGGAGAACTAGCTGTGACCTAACCCTTGGTCCAACCCACCATTTTGAGAAAAACTTTTAAAAAACTAGTACTAAATGGAGACAAAAGTAACTCTGTGTCTGTGTTGAAAATGAGACAGGAGTTTGTGTTGCGTTGTCCTTGCATGAGAATATTACTAAACTGTGGTATGGTGGCGTCGTGTGCAACTCTTGGTAACAGATTGACACGTATGTGTGGGCGCTTCATTGGAGCGAATCTTCAAACAGCTGGTAGTGAAAGCATCACTGTCTTTGATATATAGGTTTTCTGTAATGAAGTTTTAATGGCTGTAGCCctaactagggctgtggcggtcaagACATttagtcagccggtgattgtcatgcAAATTACTtctggtctcacggtaattgaccgttaattaacataaacacattttgcATCTCTTAGCTTCCACGTGTGgcatacaagccactgatgtGGAACTTTGGAACATCTaaatttaaaaaagtctaataaatccatttaatatagcctacaccatcgttattttagacaggtctaaagaaacatgatattaagaaaatgtagtctacttCAGAacgacagaatagcatactctgagttgtccttatgttaggtactgatctggctatgccatatggctgtgggctacactagttcatttagcagacaagatttgcttagaattctgtggcatatttttttatactatgaagaatacaattgaacatagctgaataaaatagaaaggatattttccccAAATGTTTTcagagggagtgcgcacatgcgacTATTCtttgttgagcggttaacaaagatcagttcctcctatatgcttaatttagagttatttatgcaactgtAGTTGTGGTACAAATGTTAGgttatgcagtgcattcggaaagtattcagaccctttgatttTTACCagattttgtaacgttacagacttattctaaaatggattaaattggggttttttccctcatcaacacacaataccccataatgacaaagcaaaaacagttttttcggTCTACCagtaggtctctccagagatgttcgatcgggttcaagttcccccccaaaaaataacaaaataacctaaattaaaataaataaaaaaaaacgagaaaaaaataaaaaataaaaaagagataacaaaaaatatttaaaaaacacattgtaaagtgtAAAGTGGAGcgacattgtaaagtggttatcccactggctataaggtgaatgcacctatttgtaagtcgctctggataagagcgtctgctaaatgacgtcaatgtaaatgtaaagttcgggccctggctgggccactcaacgacattcagagacttgccccgaagccactcctgcgttgtcttggctgtgtgcttagagtcgttgtcctgttggaaggtgaaccgttgccccagtctgaggtcctgagcgctctggagcaggttttcatcaaggatctctctgcactttgctccgttcatctttccctcgatcctgactagtctccaagtccctgcagctgaaaaacatccccacagcatgatgctgacaccaccatgcttcactgtagggatggtgccaggtttcctccagatgtgacgcttggcattcaggccaaagttcaatcttggtttcatcagaccagagaatcttgtttctcatggtctgagagtcctttaggtgccttttggcaaactccaagcgagctgtcatgtgccttttactgaggagtgacttccatctggccactctaccataaaggcctgataggtggagtgctgcagagatggttgtccttctggaaggttctcccatctccacagaggaactctggagctctgtcagagtgaccatcaggttcttggtcacctccctgaccaaggcccttctcccccgattgctcagtttggccgggcagccagctctaggaagagtcttggtggttccaaacttcttccatttaagaatgatggaggccactgtgttcttggggaccttcaatgctgcagaaattttttggtacccttccccagatctgtgcctcgacacaatcctgtctcggagctctacggacaattccttcgacctcatggcttggtttttgctctgacatgcactgtcaactgtgggaccttaacaTTTCtgaaacctgttttcactttgtcattatgtggtcctctgtagctcagctggtagagcacggcgcttgtaacgccaaggtagtgggttcgatccccgggaccacccatacacaaaaaatgtatgcacgcatgactgtaagtcgctttggataaaagcgtctgctaaatggcatattattattattattatagggtattgtgcgtagattgatgaggatttttatttattgaat is a genomic window containing:
- the LOC121536171 gene encoding probable G-protein coupled receptor 34 — translated: MANIFPANVTAFPFSNSSHPLVATETTFTTLLPTIPDPREHCHLDDSSLRIPLAVLYSVLFVLGLAGNILALWVFLYVHSKKKPVRVFLINVALADLLLVICLPFRVLYHSKGNRWDLGPTLCKVVGNLFYMNMYISITLLGLISVDRYLKIQRGAGGQYRIKATRWSPAICGMIWVLALASVIPMILLSEGNEESDKCFQYKQRQRAKGKAYFNLFLVAAFWLVFVCLVVSYGKIGIKLLRLSRKKPDFPNAARYTRTAKKSFFVLFLFIVCFVPYHMVRVFYVVSQISDTSCFWRGVVDKANEVVLLLSAFNSCLDPVMYFMLSASVRKETLRLFNNVFRLRDPGSSVDCGRSLREQPTVSFISNPRSKITVQPCL